A single Oleidesulfovibrio alaskensis DSM 16109 DNA region contains:
- the bioB gene encoding biotin synthase BioB yields MTINPDDLCRRIMADPEACATEDEALRLLELPAEQTLPLIACAQRIRTAHAGPAFTCAIVNARSGRCPENCSFCAQSAHYATGAPEHPMLNTAALVEHALKLADAGADRFGIVTSGTRPAPRELETVCEAVVRIRARTHLSPCASLGQLSPQAAAMLRQAGLERYHHNLETARSFFASVCTTHDYDEDIYTVKLAREAGLAVCCGGILGLGESRAQRAELSGQIKRCRADSVPVNLLTPVAGTPLERMDPLPPFEALRTIAVFRFMHPQADILVAGGREHVLGEYRSWTFISGANGLMVGNYLTTAGRSTADDYTMLRHMGVLR; encoded by the coding sequence ATGACCATAAACCCTGACGACCTGTGCCGCCGCATTATGGCGGACCCTGAAGCCTGTGCCACGGAAGATGAGGCACTGCGGCTTCTGGAACTGCCCGCCGAGCAGACTCTGCCGCTTATCGCCTGTGCCCAGCGCATACGCACGGCACATGCCGGACCGGCGTTCACCTGTGCCATTGTCAACGCCCGTTCCGGACGCTGCCCCGAAAACTGTTCATTCTGCGCACAGTCGGCCCATTATGCCACAGGTGCGCCCGAACACCCCATGCTGAACACCGCCGCACTGGTGGAGCACGCCCTGAAGCTGGCCGACGCCGGTGCGGACAGATTCGGCATTGTGACCAGCGGCACACGCCCCGCCCCCCGCGAACTGGAAACAGTATGCGAAGCCGTGGTCCGCATACGGGCGCGCACGCACCTTTCGCCCTGCGCATCACTGGGCCAGCTCAGCCCGCAGGCAGCTGCAATGCTGCGGCAGGCGGGACTGGAGCGCTACCACCATAATCTGGAAACCGCACGCAGTTTCTTTGCATCGGTATGCACAACGCATGACTACGACGAAGACATATATACCGTCAAACTGGCGCGCGAGGCCGGACTGGCTGTGTGCTGCGGAGGCATACTGGGGCTGGGCGAAAGCCGCGCGCAACGGGCGGAGCTTTCCGGTCAGATAAAACGGTGCAGGGCAGATTCGGTGCCGGTCAACCTGCTGACCCCTGTGGCAGGCACGCCGCTGGAGCGCATGGATCCGCTGCCGCCGTTTGAAGCGCTGCGCACCATAGCCGTATTCAGATTCATGCATCCGCAGGCCGACATACTGGTGGCCGGAGGCCGCGAACATGTGCTGGGCGAATACCGTTCGTGGACATTCATCAGCGGCGCCAACGGGCTGATGGTGGGCAATTATCTGACAACCGCGGGCCGCAGCACCGCTGACGACTACACCATG